One genomic segment of Synechocystis sp. LKSZ1 includes these proteins:
- the glnA gene encoding type I glutamate--ammonia ligase, with protein MSKTPQDVLQWIKDEQIKIIDLKFIDTPGIWQHCSFYYNQLDESSFVDGVPFDGSSIRGWKAINESDMCMVPDPNTAVIDPFCKEPTLSMICSIKEPRTGEWYNRDPRTIAAKAAEYLRSTGIADTVYFGPEAEFFLFDDVRFDQTENSSYYYADSIEGRWNTGKVEEGGNLGYKPGYKQGYFPVAPTDTAQDIRTEMLLTMAAFGVPIEKHHHEVATGGQNELGIKFDKLVNSADNLMVYKYVIKNVAKKYGKTVTFMPKPIFNDNGSGMHVHQSLWKDGQPLFAGDKYAGFSQMGLWYIGGILKHAPALLAFTNPTTNSYKRLVPGFEAPVNLAYSQGNRSASVRIPLSGGNPKAKRLEFRCPDATSNPYLAFAAMLCAGIDGIKNQIDPGEPLDVDIYDLSPEELAKVPSTPGSLEAALEALEKDHGFLSDTGVFTTDFIESWIEYKLDNEVNPMRLRPHPYEFMLYYDC; from the coding sequence CCAAGATGTTTTACAGTGGATCAAAGATGAGCAGATCAAGATTATTGACTTAAAGTTTATTGATACGCCTGGTATTTGGCAGCATTGTTCCTTTTATTACAACCAGTTAGATGAAAGTTCTTTCGTAGATGGGGTTCCCTTCGATGGCTCCAGTATTCGGGGCTGGAAGGCGATCAATGAATCTGATATGTGTATGGTGCCCGATCCCAACACCGCCGTCATCGATCCCTTCTGTAAAGAGCCGACCTTGAGCATGATTTGCAGTATTAAGGAGCCTCGTACCGGTGAATGGTACAACCGGGATCCTCGCACGATTGCTGCTAAAGCGGCTGAATATCTCCGTAGTACAGGCATTGCCGACACGGTTTACTTTGGCCCTGAAGCTGAATTTTTCCTCTTCGATGACGTTCGCTTCGACCAAACGGAAAACTCCAGCTACTATTATGCCGACAGCATAGAAGGTCGTTGGAACACTGGCAAAGTCGAAGAAGGCGGCAACCTTGGCTACAAACCCGGCTACAAACAAGGATATTTTCCCGTTGCGCCGACCGATACAGCTCAGGACATCCGGACGGAAATGTTGCTGACGATGGCGGCCTTTGGAGTTCCCATCGAAAAGCATCACCATGAAGTGGCTACGGGCGGTCAAAACGAACTGGGCATCAAATTTGACAAACTGGTCAACTCCGCTGACAACTTGATGGTCTACAAGTACGTCATCAAAAATGTTGCTAAAAAATATGGCAAAACTGTCACGTTTATGCCCAAGCCGATCTTTAACGACAATGGTTCAGGGATGCACGTTCACCAATCTCTTTGGAAAGATGGTCAACCCCTCTTTGCCGGTGATAAGTATGCCGGTTTTAGCCAAATGGGTCTTTGGTACATCGGTGGTATCCTCAAGCACGCTCCCGCCCTGTTGGCCTTCACGAACCCCACCACCAATTCCTACAAGCGCCTCGTCCCTGGTTTCGAGGCTCCGGTGAACCTGGCCTACTCCCAAGGTAACCGCTCAGCTTCTGTGCGGATTCCCCTCTCCGGTGGCAACCCCAAAGCAAAGCGTCTGGAATTCCGTTGTCCTGATGCAACTTCTAATCCTTACCTAGCCTTTGCCGCTATGCTCTGTGCCGGTATTGATGGCATTAAAAACCAGATTGATCCCGGCGAACCTCTAGACGTTGATATCTACGACCTCAGCCCGGAAGAATTGGCCAAGGTTCCTTCGACTCCTGGTTCTTTGGAAGCCGCCCTGGAGGCCCTGGAAAAAGACCACGGCTTCTTGAGCGATACTGGCGTGTTTACTACCGATTTCATTGAAAGCTGGATTGAGTACAAACTCGATAATGAGGTGAATCCGATGCGTCTGCGTCCTCACCCCTACGAGTTTATGCTTTATTATGATTGCTAA
- a CDS encoding alpha/beta hydrolase, with protein MDQINRQRHPWLTPPATITEATSLACLQQIQTCELRVPDLTSIPITTTYLEQGQGPTTLVLLHGFDSSLLEFRRLIPELVPHCRVLAIDLLGFGFNQRFSDVPISSETIKAHLWQAWQVLVRTPAVLVGVSMGGAAALDFCLSYPDLVQKLVLVDSAGLTNPPATSRWMFPPLDRWATRFLANPQVRQNISKAAYYDKHFASDDAQACAALHLTCTYWSDSLINFTKSGGYGSFASQLARIQQEVLLLWGRQDRILGTRGAEQFQRQLPHSRLVWLDDCGHVPHLEKPQQTTEAILAFLTNSICKDL; from the coding sequence ATGGATCAAATTAATCGCCAACGCCATCCTTGGTTAACCCCTCCTGCAACGATTACTGAAGCCACCTCCTTGGCCTGTCTCCAGCAGATTCAAACCTGCGAGCTGAGGGTGCCTGACCTCACTTCCATTCCCATCACCACCACCTATCTGGAACAGGGCCAGGGGCCAACAACCCTCGTACTTCTCCATGGTTTTGATAGCTCCCTGCTAGAGTTTCGGCGTCTTATCCCTGAGTTAGTTCCCCATTGTCGTGTCTTAGCTATTGATTTGCTGGGCTTTGGTTTTAACCAACGTTTTTCTGATGTCCCCATTTCCAGCGAGACGATCAAGGCCCATCTTTGGCAAGCCTGGCAGGTTCTTGTGAGAACACCCGCAGTCTTAGTCGGGGTGTCCATGGGAGGGGCTGCTGCCCTGGACTTCTGTCTCAGCTATCCTGACCTTGTGCAAAAACTGGTTTTGGTAGACAGCGCCGGCCTCACCAATCCCCCAGCCACTAGTCGTTGGATGTTCCCTCCCCTCGACCGCTGGGCCACCCGCTTTTTAGCCAACCCCCAAGTGCGCCAAAACATCAGCAAAGCCGCTTACTATGACAAACATTTCGCAAGTGACGATGCCCAGGCCTGTGCGGCCCTCCACCTCACCTGCACCTATTGGAGCGACAGTCTGATCAATTTTACCAAGAGTGGCGGCTACGGTTCCTTTGCGTCCCAATTAGCCAGGATTCAACAGGAGGTTCTCCTGCTCTGGGGTCGTCAAGACCGCATCCTGGGGACTCGAGGCGCCGAGCAATTCCAGCGGCAATTACCCCATAGTCGCTTGGTTTGGCTAGATGACTGTGGCCACGTTCCTCACCTCGAAAAACCTCAGCAGACTACAGAAGCGATTTTGGCCTTTTTAACCAATTCTATATGTAAAGATTTGTAA
- the queG gene encoding tRNA epoxyqueuosine(34) reductase QueG, giving the protein MVLSSEQVKAKALDIGFHLVGIASAEAEQQDGLGAHLQAWLALGYQADMAWMANPRRQSLKALMPEARSVIALALNYYTPHQRPTGPEFGKIARYGWGRDYHKVMTKRLKILAHWLESQVPGTQTRYYVDTGPISDKAWAQRAGLGWIAKNGNLITRQYGSWVFLGEIVTDLALEPDIPHTQHCGTCRRCLEACPTQAIPQPFWVDARRCIAYHTIENRAEHLPPAVQENLQGWVAGCDVCQDVCPWNERFAQETTIEDFQPYPEQVAPRLQALANLSDEDWQMRFPSSALRRIKPAMWRRNARANLERSPSQKVIPPTNDH; this is encoded by the coding sequence ATGGTGCTCTCTAGCGAACAGGTCAAGGCCAAGGCCCTGGATATCGGTTTTCATCTGGTAGGTATTGCCAGCGCAGAGGCGGAACAGCAGGATGGCCTCGGCGCACACCTCCAGGCCTGGTTAGCCCTAGGCTACCAAGCGGATATGGCCTGGATGGCCAATCCCCGGCGACAGTCGCTCAAGGCCCTCATGCCCGAAGCTCGTTCGGTGATTGCCTTGGCCCTGAACTACTACACCCCCCACCAACGCCCAACGGGGCCAGAGTTCGGCAAAATTGCCCGCTATGGCTGGGGACGAGATTACCATAAGGTGATGACTAAACGCCTCAAAATCTTGGCCCACTGGTTAGAGTCCCAAGTTCCTGGTACCCAAACTCGCTACTACGTCGATACCGGCCCCATTTCTGACAAGGCCTGGGCCCAGCGAGCTGGCCTGGGATGGATTGCCAAAAATGGTAATTTAATCACGCGACAGTACGGAAGTTGGGTTTTTCTTGGAGAAATTGTCACTGATTTGGCCCTAGAACCGGATATTCCCCATACTCAACACTGCGGTACTTGTCGCCGTTGTCTAGAGGCCTGTCCGACCCAGGCTATACCACAACCTTTTTGGGTCGATGCCCGTCGCTGTATTGCCTACCATACCATTGAAAATCGAGCAGAACACCTCCCTCCAGCAGTGCAGGAAAACCTCCAGGGTTGGGTTGCTGGCTGTGATGTTTGCCAAGATGTATGCCCCTGGAATGAACGCTTTGCCCAAGAGACAACGATTGAAGACTTCCAGCCCTATCCCGAACAAGTGGCCCCCCGATTACAGGCCCTGGCCAATCTTTCCGATGAAGACTGGCAAATGCGCTTTCCGTCCTCTGCTTTACGACGCATTAAACCTGCCATGTGGCGACGTAATGCCCGTGCTAATCTGGAAAGAAGTCCGAGTCAGAAAGTCATCCCTCCAACCAATGACCATTAA
- a CDS encoding HAD-IA family hydrolase — MTIKAVLFDFDGTIADTHDALLEIVNDLADEFGYSPIDAVQLEFLKNLGSMEVVKYSQISPFKIPFILKRLKKELAKKIARLKPYQNIDAVLHQLKQQGYLVGIVTSNLKENVLTFLRKNDLEKTFDIIHSGTTIFGKNKMINRVLREHHLKAEEVIYVGDETRDIIAANKSHILMISVAWGFNSPSVLAKYHPDFLVHCPQELLEVITRLDPIPSLKK; from the coding sequence ATGACCATTAAAGCGGTTCTCTTCGATTTTGATGGCACCATCGCCGATACCCACGATGCCCTCCTAGAGATCGTTAATGACTTAGCGGATGAATTTGGTTATTCACCCATTGATGCAGTACAGCTTGAGTTTTTGAAAAATTTAGGCTCCATGGAAGTTGTTAAATATTCTCAAATTTCTCCCTTCAAAATTCCCTTTATTCTCAAACGCCTAAAGAAAGAACTCGCGAAAAAAATTGCACGTCTTAAACCCTACCAAAATATTGATGCTGTTTTGCATCAACTCAAACAGCAAGGCTATTTAGTCGGCATTGTTACCTCTAATCTCAAAGAGAATGTCTTGACTTTTTTGAGAAAAAATGACCTAGAAAAAACCTTTGATATCATCCATTCTGGAACAACTATTTTTGGTAAAAATAAGATGATTAATCGAGTCCTACGAGAACATCACCTTAAAGCGGAAGAAGTGATTTACGTTGGTGATGAAACCAGAGACATCATTGCCGCTAACAAAAGCCATATTTTAATGATTTCTGTGGCCTGGGGCTTTAATTCTCCCTCCGTTCTCGCCAAGTATCATCCTGATTTTCTAGTCCATTGTCCCCAGGAATTGCTAGAGGTCATTACGCGTCTAGACCCCATCCCCTCCCTAAAAAAGTAA
- a CDS encoding family 10 glycosylhydrolase, producing the protein MASFRHYKTLLKRWTLLLLPLTLGLILFLQGYQPGLSQSAYPAIRGVWITNNDTIHFMDQGRTQESINQLARLNFNTLYPVVWNSGYILYESAIAKREGLQPFSPRGDQGQDVLADLIQRAHRQGLLVLPWFEFGFMAPPFSELVRKHPQWFTQRQDGSKTSVTAAGEVMWMNPFHPQVQKFITDLVLEVVTQYDVDGIQFDDHTALPNQFGYDPYTVALYQQEMKTAPPSNPKDPAWIRWRADKLTAFIAQLNQAIKARKPQILFSLSPATYNLAYQTYLQDWLDWVRKGLVDEVIVQVYRTQLASFIEPLQRPEFQEAKLRVPTAVGVLTGLKTKQVPMALVAEKVRAAMNQGLGIAFFYYKTLWEIAPEDKQSRLSQFQALFRSPAPRSLAQKFVPQLPPIPLAPSSATDKSSTPAPRSPQAPKNPVTTKSPRPTVVSPQPPRDNFPPEPTLTVPVIPAPSTGASSIKPAPQPVDNFPPEPTLDPEVSPLLF; encoded by the coding sequence ATGGCTAGCTTTCGTCACTATAAAACCCTGCTAAAGCGATGGACTCTTCTGCTTCTACCCCTTACCCTGGGGCTGATCCTGTTCCTTCAGGGTTACCAACCCGGCCTGAGTCAATCGGCCTATCCCGCCATCCGGGGGGTCTGGATTACGAATAACGATACGATTCATTTTATGGATCAGGGCCGTACTCAGGAATCGATTAATCAACTGGCTCGCCTCAACTTCAATACCCTCTATCCCGTGGTATGGAATTCAGGCTATATCCTCTACGAAAGTGCTATTGCTAAACGGGAAGGCCTCCAGCCCTTTAGCCCCCGAGGAGACCAGGGCCAGGATGTCCTCGCTGATCTGATCCAACGGGCTCACCGCCAAGGCCTCTTAGTTTTGCCCTGGTTTGAATTTGGTTTTATGGCTCCGCCGTTTTCGGAGCTGGTGAGAAAGCACCCCCAATGGTTTACCCAACGCCAGGACGGCAGCAAAACCTCGGTGACGGCGGCGGGGGAAGTGATGTGGATGAATCCTTTCCATCCCCAGGTACAAAAATTTATTACCGACCTAGTGCTAGAGGTGGTGACCCAATACGATGTGGATGGCATTCAGTTTGATGATCATACGGCCCTCCCCAATCAGTTCGGTTACGATCCCTATACGGTGGCCCTCTACCAGCAAGAAATGAAAACGGCCCCGCCCAGTAACCCGAAGGATCCGGCTTGGATCCGCTGGCGAGCTGATAAATTGACCGCCTTTATTGCCCAGCTCAATCAGGCGATCAAGGCTCGTAAACCCCAGATCCTATTTTCCCTCTCTCCAGCAACCTATAATCTGGCCTACCAAACCTATCTTCAGGATTGGTTGGATTGGGTCAGAAAGGGCCTGGTGGATGAGGTCATTGTCCAGGTCTATCGTACTCAATTAGCCAGTTTTATTGAGCCTCTACAGCGGCCAGAATTCCAGGAAGCGAAATTGCGAGTCCCCACAGCCGTCGGGGTTTTGACCGGTCTGAAAACCAAGCAAGTCCCGATGGCATTGGTGGCAGAAAAGGTCAGGGCCGCCATGAACCAAGGCCTGGGCATTGCCTTTTTTTACTACAAAACCCTCTGGGAAATTGCTCCTGAGGATAAACAGTCGCGTTTGTCTCAATTCCAGGCCCTCTTTCGTTCGCCGGCCCCCCGCAGTCTTGCCCAAAAATTTGTGCCCCAATTGCCCCCAATTCCCCTAGCCCCTAGTTCAGCAACGGACAAGTCCTCAACGCCGGCCCCTAGATCTCCCCAAGCCCCCAAAAATCCAGTGACGACTAAGTCTCCTCGGCCCACCGTCGTTTCGCCCCAACCTCCCCGAGATAATTTTCCGCCTGAACCAACCCTGACCGTGCCCGTCATTCCAGCACCATCTACCGGGGCTTCATCGATAAAACCGGCCCCCCAACCCGTGGACAACTTTCCCCCAGAACCAACTCTAGATCCAGAGGTTTCTCCTTTACTTTTTTAG
- the crtR gene encoding beta-carotene hydroxylase has translation MQATTTLQAVPKEFLKADGGFNPNVLMFLAAITLILISILGYWQWKLPDWLCFCASVLALHLSGTVIHDASHNAAHSNRFLNAVLGHGSALMLGFAFPVFTRVHLQHHAHVNDPENDPDHFVSTGGPLWLIAARFFYHEIFFFKRKLWRKFELLEWFLSRLVLFTIVFLGIHYGFIGFVMNFWFVPALIVGVALGLFFDYLPHRPFQERNRWKNARVYPSPILNLLILGQNYHLIHHLWPSIPWYHYQPTYYATKALLDEKGCDQSLGLLEGKNFWSFLYDVFLGIRFHGHSTPEPETLEN, from the coding sequence ATGCAGGCGACGACAACGCTGCAAGCTGTTCCCAAGGAATTTCTCAAAGCAGACGGTGGCTTTAACCCCAACGTGCTCATGTTCCTGGCGGCGATTACTCTTATTTTAATTTCCATTCTGGGCTATTGGCAGTGGAAACTCCCGGATTGGCTCTGCTTTTGTGCCAGTGTTTTGGCCCTGCACCTGTCGGGAACGGTAATCCATGATGCCTCCCACAATGCCGCCCACAGCAATCGTTTCCTCAATGCCGTCCTGGGCCATGGCAGTGCCCTCATGCTGGGGTTTGCCTTTCCCGTTTTTACTCGGGTTCATTTACAGCACCATGCCCACGTCAATGACCCGGAAAATGATCCTGACCACTTTGTCTCCACGGGTGGGCCACTTTGGTTGATTGCTGCTCGTTTTTTTTACCACGAAATTTTCTTCTTCAAGCGGAAACTCTGGCGCAAGTTTGAGCTGTTGGAATGGTTCCTGAGCCGTTTAGTCCTGTTTACCATTGTTTTTCTAGGTATTCACTACGGCTTTATTGGGTTCGTGATGAATTTTTGGTTTGTGCCAGCTCTGATCGTGGGGGTTGCCCTGGGCCTTTTTTTCGACTACCTGCCCCATCGGCCCTTCCAGGAACGGAACCGTTGGAAGAATGCGCGGGTTTATCCCAGTCCCATTCTCAATCTACTCATCCTGGGCCAAAATTATCACCTCATCCACCACCTTTGGCCCTCTATTCCTTGGTATCACTACCAACCCACCTACTATGCCACCAAGGCTCTGCTCGATGAAAAGGGCTGTGACCAGTCCCTGGGCCTACTAGAGGGCAAAAATTTTTGGAGTTTTCTCTACGATGTTTTCCTGGGCATCCGCTTCCATGGTCACTCCACCCCAGAACCAGAAACGCTAGAAAACTAA
- the rpsD gene encoding 30S ribosomal protein S4 — protein sequence MSRYRGPRLRIVRRLGELPGLSRKSPRRAYAPGQHGQNRKKRSEYAIRLEEKQKLRLNYGITEKQLVRYVKKARRATGSTGQALLELLEMRLDNTVFRLQMAGTIPAARQLVNHGHITVNGRVVDIPSYQCRPGDVIGVKDRDRSRQLVQTNMEFPGLSNLPAHLEFDKNAMVGKVNSVIEREWVALQINELLVVEYYSRKA from the coding sequence ATGTCTCGTTATAGAGGACCCCGTCTGCGGATCGTTCGCCGCCTTGGAGAACTCCCTGGCCTGAGCCGGAAATCTCCCCGTCGTGCCTACGCCCCCGGTCAGCACGGTCAAAACCGGAAAAAACGGTCTGAATATGCTATCCGTCTAGAAGAAAAGCAAAAACTCCGCCTCAACTACGGTATTACCGAAAAACAACTGGTTCGCTATGTGAAAAAGGCCCGGCGAGCCACAGGTTCTACTGGTCAAGCCCTCCTAGAACTCCTAGAAATGCGCCTGGATAACACTGTGTTCCGGTTACAGATGGCCGGCACCATTCCTGCCGCACGTCAATTGGTTAACCATGGTCATATCACCGTCAATGGCCGCGTGGTGGATATTCCTAGCTACCAGTGCCGTCCTGGGGATGTTATCGGCGTCAAAGACCGTGATCGTTCCCGTCAGTTGGTTCAAACCAACATGGAATTTCCGGGTTTATCCAACTTACCGGCCCACCTTGAATTTGACAAAAATGCAATGGTCGGTAAAGTCAATAGTGTGATCGAGCGGGAGTGGGTTGCCCTACAGATCAACGAACTCCTCGTGGTTGAGTACTACTCTCGTAAGGCCTAG
- a CDS encoding ABC transporter ATP-binding protein: MSAPDPTLLLAQGLCKNFGGLKAVNHADIIVQRGSITGLIGPNGAGKTTLFNLLSNFIKPDQGRVLLDGEAIHGLPPHRIARQGCVRTFQVARVLSRLTVLDNMLLATQGQTGEHFLKLWAQQGQIRQEEKHNRERAMELLESVGLAAKAQDYAGALSGGQRKLLEMARALMTHPKLILLDEPAAGVNPTLIGQICEHILQWNRQGISFLIIEHNMDVIMSLCHQVWVMAEGSNLANGSPAEIQQNPRVLEAYLGE; this comes from the coding sequence ATGTCTGCCCCCGACCCTACCCTGTTGTTGGCCCAAGGTCTCTGTAAGAATTTTGGCGGTCTCAAAGCAGTTAACCACGCTGATATCATCGTTCAGCGAGGGAGTATTACTGGCCTGATTGGCCCCAACGGTGCGGGTAAAACGACCCTTTTCAATTTGCTCTCTAATTTCATCAAACCTGATCAGGGGCGGGTTTTGCTGGATGGAGAAGCGATCCACGGCCTACCGCCCCACCGCATTGCCCGGCAGGGTTGCGTCCGCACCTTTCAAGTTGCACGGGTGCTATCTCGCTTAACGGTACTCGATAACATGCTTCTGGCGACCCAAGGCCAAACCGGTGAACATTTTCTCAAACTCTGGGCCCAGCAGGGTCAGATTCGACAGGAGGAAAAGCATAATCGCGAGCGGGCTATGGAATTATTGGAATCCGTTGGCCTAGCCGCCAAGGCCCAGGACTATGCCGGGGCGCTTTCCGGCGGGCAACGCAAGCTCCTAGAAATGGCCCGGGCCCTGATGACCCATCCCAAACTTATTTTGCTCGATGAACCTGCGGCCGGGGTTAACCCCACTTTAATTGGTCAAATTTGTGAGCACATTCTCCAGTGGAATCGGCAGGGAATTTCCTTTTTAATTATTGAGCACAATATGGATGTGATTATGTCCCTGTGTCACCAAGTCTGGGTTATGGCTGAAGGTTCAAATCTGGCCAACGGGTCACCGGCGGAAATTCAGCAAAATCCCCGAGTTCTAGAGGCCTATCTGGGCGAATAG
- a CDS encoding NDP-sugar synthase — protein sequence MKAMILAAGKGTRVRPITHTIPKPMIPILQKPVMEFLLELLRQHGFDQIMVNVSHLAEEIESYFRDGQRFGVQIAYSFEGNIVDGNLVGQALGSAGGLKRIQEFNPFFDETFVVLCGDALIDLDLTAAVQFHREKKALATIVTKSVPKEIVSSYGVVVTDADGRIQAFQEKPPVEEALSTQINTGIYIFEPEIIDYIPPNQQYDLGGDLFPQLVAKGLPFYAVDMDFEWVDIGKVPDYWHAIRGVLRREIKNVAIPGTEVKPGVFTGLNVAVNWDKVHIEGPVYIGGMTRIEDGARIIGPSMIGPSCWICSGAVVDNSVIFEYSRLGPGVRLVDKLVFGRYCVDKTGAAIDVQAAALDWLITDARQIPLYDDKPTPQAIADLLKTD from the coding sequence ATGAAAGCCATGATTTTGGCTGCGGGAAAAGGAACTCGGGTACGACCGATTACCCACACCATTCCCAAACCCATGATCCCAATTTTGCAGAAACCGGTGATGGAGTTTCTGTTGGAACTTCTGCGCCAGCATGGCTTTGATCAAATTATGGTCAACGTCAGTCATCTCGCCGAAGAAATTGAGAGCTATTTTCGCGACGGCCAACGCTTTGGCGTACAAATCGCCTATTCTTTTGAGGGTAATATTGTCGATGGCAATTTAGTTGGCCAGGCCCTGGGCTCTGCCGGTGGTTTAAAACGTATTCAAGAATTTAATCCTTTCTTTGACGAAACCTTTGTCGTGCTGTGTGGCGATGCGCTGATTGACCTCGACCTCACCGCTGCTGTCCAGTTTCACCGCGAGAAAAAGGCCCTGGCCACCATTGTCACCAAATCCGTCCCTAAGGAAATTGTCTCCAGTTATGGGGTGGTGGTGACGGATGCCGATGGACGCATCCAGGCCTTCCAGGAGAAACCCCCCGTGGAGGAGGCCCTCAGTACCCAGATCAATACAGGGATCTACATTTTTGAGCCGGAAATCATTGACTATATTCCTCCCAACCAGCAATACGATCTAGGCGGCGACCTGTTTCCCCAGTTGGTGGCCAAAGGACTGCCCTTCTACGCCGTGGATATGGACTTTGAATGGGTAGATATTGGCAAAGTCCCCGACTACTGGCACGCGATCCGGGGGGTACTACGACGGGAAATTAAAAATGTGGCTATTCCGGGTACAGAGGTCAAGCCTGGGGTATTTACCGGCCTGAACGTGGCTGTCAATTGGGATAAGGTTCACATCGAAGGGCCAGTCTATATTGGCGGTATGACCCGTATCGAAGACGGAGCTCGTATTATTGGCCCTAGTATGATTGGGCCGAGTTGCTGGATTTGTAGTGGGGCCGTGGTGGACAATAGCGTTATTTTTGAATATTCTCGTCTTGGCCCTGGCGTGCGGTTGGTGGATAAATTAGTCTTTGGCCGCTACTGCGTGGATAAAACCGGCGCGGCCATTGATGTCCAGGCGGCGGCTCTGGATTGGCTGATTACCGATGCTCGCCAGATTCCTCTCTACGATGACAAGCCCACCCCCCAGGCCATTGCCGACCTTCTTAAAACCGATTAG
- a CDS encoding long-chain acyl-[acyl-carrier-protein] reductase → MFGLIGHLTSLEHAQSVAEALGYPEYANQGLDFWCAAPPQIVDSFHVTSVTGQTIEGKYIESCFLPEMLLNRRIKAAIRKILNAMALAQKSNIQITALGGFSSIIFEEFNLKDNAQVRNVELEFERFTTGNTHTAYIICRQVEAGAKHLGLDLSQATVAVCGATGDIGSAVCRWLDQKNQVGELLLIARNRERLENLQAELGRGKIMELQEALPQADIIVWVASMPKGVEIEAATLKKPCLIIDGGYPKNLDSKIQSQGVHVLKGGIVEHSLDIDWQIMEIVNMDIPSRQMFACFAEAILLEFEGWHTNFSWGRNQITVAKMEQIGQASVKHGFQPLLAW, encoded by the coding sequence ATGTTTGGACTTATTGGTCATCTTACTAGCTTAGAACACGCTCAGTCCGTGGCGGAGGCCCTGGGCTACCCCGAGTACGCCAATCAAGGTCTGGATTTTTGGTGCGCAGCGCCCCCCCAAATTGTCGATTCCTTCCATGTGACCAGTGTGACAGGGCAAACCATTGAGGGCAAGTATATTGAGTCCTGTTTTTTACCGGAAATGTTACTTAACCGACGGATTAAGGCCGCGATCCGAAAAATTCTCAACGCCATGGCCCTGGCCCAGAAGTCCAACATTCAAATTACAGCCCTAGGAGGCTTCTCCTCCATTATTTTCGAGGAATTTAACCTCAAGGACAATGCCCAGGTGCGAAACGTAGAGCTAGAGTTTGAGCGTTTTACCACGGGTAATACCCATACTGCTTATATTATTTGTCGTCAGGTAGAGGCTGGCGCCAAGCACCTTGGGCTGGATCTTAGCCAAGCAACGGTGGCCGTTTGCGGGGCCACGGGGGACATCGGTAGCGCAGTCTGTCGTTGGCTCGACCAAAAAAATCAGGTGGGAGAACTTTTGCTCATTGCCCGCAATCGAGAGCGTCTTGAAAATCTCCAGGCAGAACTGGGGCGCGGCAAAATTATGGAGTTACAAGAGGCTCTGCCCCAGGCCGATATCATTGTCTGGGTAGCCAGTATGCCCAAGGGGGTAGAAATTGAGGCAGCGACCTTGAAAAAACCCTGTTTGATTATTGATGGCGGCTACCCCAAAAACCTGGATAGTAAAATTCAGTCCCAGGGGGTTCATGTCCTCAAGGGCGGCATTGTCGAGCATTCCCTCGATATTGATTGGCAGATTATGGAAATTGTCAATATGGACATTCCGTCTCGCCAAATGTTTGCCTGCTTTGCCGAGGCGATTCTCCTCGAGTTTGAGGGGTGGCATACGAACTTTTCTTGGGGCCGTAACCAAATTACTGTAGCCAAAATGGAGCAAATTGGCCAGGCCTCAGTAAAACATGGTTTTCAACCCCTACTGGCTTGGTAG